The Elgaria multicarinata webbii isolate HBS135686 ecotype San Diego chromosome 4, rElgMul1.1.pri, whole genome shotgun sequence genome contains a region encoding:
- the SPATA45 gene encoding spermatogenesis-associated protein 45: MAADEKRRLVDYNKMRETMCLLEGKSETTWLRPQRRHYPQSNRTSIENYKEEKHEDDSGRTSWVTTLPPHHKEKRHFPEKNNAIFG; encoded by the exons ATGGCTGCAGATGAGAAAAGGCGCTTGGTTGACTATAATAAGATGAGGGAAACTATGTGCTTGCTGGAAGGAAAGAGTGAAACCACCTGGCTCAGGCCTCAGAGGAGACATTATCCTCAATCCAATCGCACTTCAATAGAGAATTATAAAGAAGAGAAGCATGAAGATGACAGTGGAAGGACCTCCTGGGTGACAACACTCCCCCCTCATCATAAGGAAAAGAGGCATTTTCCAgaaaaaa ACAATGCAATCTTTGGATAA
- the FLVCR1 gene encoding heme transporter FLVCR1 — protein MGGERADMAEPGEGGEEGEGGQIVGVAPVPPFQQNGCLPGGEAERSSSCTPLVAESDVEVGRGAASQEHPEAEAMLSSSESGVKLTPRLSKRRLLVLTVFSLYSLVNAFQWIQYSILTSIFTKYYSVSNYEINWLSMAYMVAYIPLIFPATWLLDVRGLRLTALLGSGLNCLGAWIKCGSVQQNLYPVTLLAQIVCSVAQVFILGLPSRIASVWFGPKEVSTACAIAVLGNQLGTAVGFLLPPVLVPNTDNDMDLMGHNISIMFYGTAAVSTLLFILTILVFKEKPKYPPSQSQAVLLDVSPNDYSYKQSIINLFRNLPFVLLLISYGIMTGAFYSVSTLLNQMVVTHYEGQEVNAGRIGLTLVVAGMVGSIICGLWLDYTKTYKQTTLIVYILSFVGMVVFTFTLDCGYIIVVFVTGGVLGFFMTGYLPLGFEFAVEITYPESEGTSSGLLNASAQIFGIIFTLIQGKLTTDYNPRAGNIFLFVWMFIGIILTALIKSDLRRHNVNTGIIRADVKSMSVDTPTEDEQNKPATKSQSESNI, from the exons ATGGGTGGCGAGAGAGCTGATATGGCGGAGCCGGGGGAAGGCGGTGAGGAGGGAGAGGGTGGTCAGATCGTGGGGGTCGCCCCAGTACCTCCCTTCCAGCAGAACGGGTGCCTCCCAGGCGGAGAGGCCGAgcgcagcagcagctgcacaccTTTGGTAGCAGAGAGCGATGTGGAGGTTGGAAGAGGCGCTGCTTCTCAGGAGCATCCTGAGGCAGAGGCCATGCTGTCCTCTTCGGAGTCGGGAGTGAAGCTGACCCCTCGGCTTTCCAAACGCAGGCTGCTGGTGCTGACCGTCTTCAGTTTGTACTCGCTGGTGAACGCCTTCCAGTGGATCCAATACAGCATATTGACCAGTATCTTTACAAAGTACTACAGCGTCTCCAATTATGAAATTAACTGGCTCTCCATGGCATATATGGTGGCATACATTCCCCTCATCTTTCCTGCCACTTGGCTGCTGGACGTTCGTGGCCTCCGCCTCACTGCCTTGCTGGGATCTGGACTCAACTGCTTGGGTGCTTGGATTAAGTGTGGCAGCGTTCAACAAAACCTGTATCCTGTTACGTTGTTGGCTCAAATTGTGTGTTCCGTAGCCCAGGTCTTTATTTTGGGACTGCCCTCCCGCATTGCCTCTGTCTGGTTTGGGCCTAAGGAAGTGTCCACTGCTTGTGCTATAGCTGTTCTGGGCAACCAG CTAGGCACAGCAGTTGGCTTCTTATTGCCACCAGTTTTAGTCCCAAACACAGATAATGACATGGATCTCATGGGACATAACATTAGCATAATGTTCTATGGCACAGCAGCAGTATCCACACTCCTGTTTATACTAACAATACTTG TGTTTAAAGAAAAACCCAAATATCCTCCAAGTCAGTCTCAGGCTGTTCTCCTAGATGTATCTCCAAATGATTACTCCTATAAGCAGTCAATAATCAACTTGTTTAGAAATCTTCCTTTTGTTCTTTTGCTGATAAGTTATG GAATTATGACTGGGGCCTTTTATTCAGTTTCCACTCTACTAAACCAAATGGTGGTAACTCATTATGAG GGACAAGAAGTGAACGCAGGGAGGATTGGCCTGACACTTGTTGTAGCTGGAATGGTGGGCTCAATTATTTGTGGCTTGTGGCTGGATTacaccaaaacatacaa GCAGACTACATTAATTGTGTACATCCTCTCATTTGTTGGGATGGTTGTATTTACATTCACCTTGGACTGTGGATACATTATAGTTGTATTTGTCACTGGTGGTGTGCTTGG TTTCTTCATGACTGGTTACCTCCCGCTTGGTTTTGAATTTGCTGTGGAAATTACATACCCAGAGTCAGAAGGCACCTCATCAGGGCTTCTGAATGCTTCAGCGCAG ATATTTGGGATTATCTTTACACTGATTCAAGGAAAGCTTACAACAGATTACAATCCCCGTGCTGGAAACATTTTCCTCTTTGTGTGGATGTTTATTGGCATCATTTTAACAG ctttAATCAAATCAGATTTACGAAGGCACAATGTGAATACAGGAATTATAAGGGCCGACGTTAAATCT ATGTCAGTTGACACTCCTACAGAAGATGAACAGAATAAACCTGCGACAAAAAGCCAGTCTGAATCAAACatttaa